One window of the Flavobacteriaceae bacterium YJPT1-3 genome contains the following:
- a CDS encoding S41 family peptidase: MRKIKSQILILTLLPALLFVSCFEDNDDSFPPFSELNINEFVYRGLNFWYLYKGDVPDLANDRFDSEADKIAFLEGFDSPEATFDALLAPQDRFSVIRSDYVAFEDALAGISLSTGMRFSLVRNPNNESEVFGVVRYVVNNSPAADAGVLRGMLFRSVDGIELTENSDFETLFGQPSFTIDLATYDGTDFTPTGESILLNQVELTVNPVHTTAIIETEGNTVGYLHYTGFTNEFDSDLNAVFAEFQTAGITDLVLDLRYNGGGSIETANDLSSMITGQFNGQVFITQEYNEDRAEEYNDERLFNNQIQGGGAINSLNLNRVFVLTTDRTASASELILSGLEPYIEVIQIGTATTGKFEGSFLLYDAPAPNFSRSQANPNHRYVMLPLVLRSVNSVGFTDYADGISPAANLTIAEDFANLGALGDTNEPFLALALEQITGMTKSQALKNTKVMQRLYEEEQNSPIYQRMIVNDPIR; encoded by the coding sequence ATGCGTAAGATTAAATCCCAAATTCTCATACTGACCCTACTCCCCGCCCTTCTCTTCGTCAGCTGCTTTGAAGATAATGATGATTCCTTTCCTCCTTTTAGCGAATTAAATATCAATGAATTTGTTTATCGTGGACTGAATTTCTGGTACCTCTACAAAGGCGACGTTCCGGATCTGGCTAACGATCGCTTCGATTCTGAGGCCGATAAGATCGCTTTTCTGGAAGGTTTTGACTCCCCGGAGGCGACCTTTGATGCCTTACTCGCTCCTCAAGATCGCTTTAGTGTCATTCGCAGTGATTATGTTGCCTTTGAAGATGCGTTGGCCGGGATCAGTCTGAGCACAGGGATGCGCTTTTCCTTAGTGCGCAATCCCAATAACGAAAGTGAGGTGTTTGGCGTAGTGCGTTATGTGGTCAACAACAGTCCTGCAGCAGATGCAGGAGTGCTTCGCGGGATGCTTTTTCGCAGTGTTGATGGAATTGAACTCACGGAAAACAGTGATTTTGAAACCCTATTTGGTCAACCCTCGTTCACAATTGATCTCGCTACCTATGATGGTACTGATTTCACCCCTACCGGGGAATCCATTCTTTTAAATCAAGTCGAACTGACTGTCAACCCAGTGCATACCACTGCTATTATCGAAACGGAGGGAAATACCGTAGGCTATCTGCATTACACGGGTTTCACGAATGAATTTGACTCCGACCTGAATGCGGTCTTCGCCGAATTTCAAACCGCGGGAATCACTGATCTTGTGCTCGATCTGCGCTACAATGGAGGCGGATCTATAGAGACGGCCAATGATCTCTCCAGTATGATCACCGGACAATTTAATGGTCAAGTTTTTATTACTCAAGAATACAATGAGGACCGTGCAGAAGAATACAACGACGAACGTCTTTTCAACAATCAGATCCAGGGCGGTGGAGCCATCAATAGCCTGAATTTAAATCGGGTGTTTGTATTGACTACAGACCGCACCGCATCTGCCAGTGAACTGATTTTAAGTGGACTTGAGCCATACATTGAAGTCATTCAGATCGGCACGGCCACCACGGGCAAATTTGAAGGTTCTTTTCTACTGTACGATGCCCCGGCTCCCAATTTCAGTCGATCGCAAGCCAATCCCAATCATCGCTACGTGATGTTGCCTTTGGTACTCCGATCAGTAAACTCGGTTGGTTTTACAGATTATGCAGATGGGATTTCCCCTGCAGCCAATTTGACCATTGCTGAAGACTTTGCAAATCTGGGTGCATTAGGTGATACCAATGAGCCTTTCCTGGCGCTTGCTCTGGAGCAGATTACCGGGATGACCAAATCTCAGGCGCTCAAGAACACCAAGGTCATGCAGCGACTGTATGAGGAGGAGCAAAACAGTCCGATCTATCAACGCATGATTGTTAACGATCCTATCCGATAA
- a CDS encoding RNA polymerase sigma factor, translating to MNQKTFITLIDPFQDKMYRLARRLLVSEDEAQDAVQEVVLKLWTKRETLKKYRSVEALAMTMTKNYSYDKLKAKSSSNLKIVHSNYEDNNSNTRKQVEVNDDVNSVFELMKELPEQQQLILQLRDVEQYDNAEIAKMLEMNETAVRVSLSRARKSIREALIKKHNYGIG from the coding sequence ATGAACCAAAAAACGTTTATAACGCTGATCGATCCCTTTCAGGATAAGATGTATCGTCTGGCACGACGCTTGCTAGTGTCTGAAGATGAGGCTCAGGATGCGGTTCAGGAAGTTGTTTTGAAATTGTGGACGAAGCGAGAGACGCTCAAAAAATATCGAAGTGTAGAAGCTTTAGCCATGACGATGACGAAGAACTACAGCTACGATAAGCTCAAGGCCAAGAGCAGCAGTAATCTAAAGATCGTTCACAGCAATTATGAAGACAACAATAGCAATACTCGAAAGCAAGTAGAGGTCAATGACGATGTGAATTCGGTTTTTGAACTCATGAAAGAACTTCCCGAGCAACAGCAGCTCATTTTGCAATTGCGTGATGTAGAGCAATATGACAATGCTGAGATTGCAAAAATGTTGGAAATGAACGAGACGGCGGTGCGTGTGTCACTGTCTCGAGCGAGAAAATCAATACGCGAAGCATTAATTAAAAAGCACAATTATGGCATCGGTTAA
- a CDS encoding DUF4252 domain-containing protein, whose amino-acid sequence MKKVIIIALAALLSQVSLAQDRFDQFEDMREVRAFVMNQKMFKLLGKVDLDSSDPEMQAYINLVENMENIKIFETKDAGVGAKMQSEMSSYITSSKLEELMRAKDDGKNVKFYYKPGKNEDFVREFVMFMTGDIEGANRTVIFKLTGDIDLKQISKLAKDLDFAGSKELENVKKTK is encoded by the coding sequence ATGAAAAAAGTAATAATTATAGCATTGGCAGCCCTGCTGTCTCAGGTTTCACTGGCTCAAGATCGATTTGATCAGTTTGAAGACATGCGAGAAGTACGTGCCTTTGTCATGAACCAGAAAATGTTCAAACTATTAGGCAAAGTGGATCTCGACTCTTCCGACCCTGAAATGCAAGCCTATATTAATCTGGTTGAGAATATGGAGAACATCAAAATATTTGAAACCAAAGATGCTGGTGTAGGGGCTAAAATGCAGTCTGAAATGAGTAGTTATATCACCTCCAGTAAGTTGGAAGAACTCATGCGGGCCAAAGATGATGGTAAAAACGTAAAGTTTTACTACAAACCTGGTAAAAATGAAGACTTTGTTCGTGAGTTTGTCATGTTCATGACCGGCGATATCGAGGGTGCCAATCGTACCGTGATCTTTAAATTAACCGGAGATATTGATCTAAAGCAGATTTCTAAATTGGCTAAAGATCTTGACTTTGCAGGGAGCAAAGAATTAGAAAACGTTAAGAAAACCAAGTAA
- a CDS encoding DUF4252 domain-containing protein — MTKLIQLTIGLFLSSIVLISCSNEQSLQEYYVSHQENSDFVMLDVPMSLISQDTDKLTPEQKKVINSVKKINMLAYPLSKGTQEKYEAEKAQIKTILAGDDYEELMSFGSVSERIKLYFKGEEEAIDEVIVFAMDDTKGLMLARVLGDDMNVGDMVNFAKGMGDNQGNFDLAQFEGVMDVFK, encoded by the coding sequence ATGACCAAATTAATTCAACTTACCATTGGACTTTTTTTAAGCAGTATAGTACTCATTAGCTGCAGTAATGAGCAGTCTTTGCAAGAGTATTATGTTTCGCATCAGGAGAACAGTGATTTTGTAATGCTCGATGTTCCCATGAGTCTGATCAGTCAGGATACCGATAAATTGACGCCAGAACAAAAAAAGGTGATCAATTCGGTCAAGAAGATCAATATGCTGGCCTATCCATTGTCCAAGGGAACTCAAGAGAAATATGAAGCTGAGAAGGCACAGATCAAAACGATTCTTGCCGGTGATGATTATGAAGAGCTGATGAGCTTCGGAAGCGTCTCTGAGCGTATTAAATTGTACTTCAAGGGAGAAGAAGAAGCCATCGACGAAGTGATCGTATTTGCCATGGACGATACAAAAGGTCTTATGCTAGCCCGAGTACTGGGCGATGACATGAATGTAGGCGATATGGTCAATTTTGCTAAAGGGATGGGGGATAATCAAGGCAACTTTGATTTGGCTCAATTTGAAGGGGTCATGGACGTATTTAAATAA
- the nth gene encoding endonuclease III, with protein MKKQEKVDFVISTLKEYYPEIPIPLDHKDPYTLLIAVLLSAQSTDVRVNQITPLLFEVADNPYDMIKLSVEEIREIIKPVGLSPMKSKGIYGLSKILIDKHNGQVPADLEALEELPAVGHKTASVVISQAFNIPAFPVDTHIHRLMYRWGLSSGKNVVQTERDAKRLFPEEIWNDLHLQIIWYGRQYSPARGWDLEKDIITKTIGRKSVIKEYYKKQRK; from the coding sequence ATGAAGAAGCAGGAAAAGGTCGATTTCGTTATTAGTACGTTAAAAGAGTACTATCCGGAAATTCCCATTCCGCTGGATCACAAAGATCCTTATACCTTGCTCATTGCTGTACTCTTGAGTGCGCAATCTACTGACGTGCGCGTGAATCAGATCACTCCGTTACTATTTGAAGTGGCTGATAATCCCTATGACATGATCAAATTAAGCGTAGAAGAGATCCGCGAGATTATAAAACCGGTAGGGCTATCGCCCATGAAGTCCAAAGGAATTTACGGTCTTTCCAAAATTTTGATCGATAAGCATAATGGACAGGTTCCTGCCGACCTGGAAGCGCTTGAAGAGCTCCCAGCGGTGGGCCATAAAACCGCCAGCGTGGTCATTTCTCAAGCCTTCAATATTCCTGCCTTTCCCGTAGACACTCATATTCATCGTCTCATGTACCGATGGGGTTTGAGTTCTGGTAAGAATGTAGTGCAAACCGAGCGAGACGCCAAGCGCTTGTTTCCGGAAGAAATCTGGAATGATCTGCACCTGCAGATCATCTGGTACGGCCGTCAATACAGCCCGGCACGAGGTTGGGATCTGGAAAAAGATATCATCACCAAGACCATTGGGCGTAAATCAGTCATTAAAGAATACTATAAGAAACAGCGAAAATAG
- the bcp gene encoding thioredoxin-dependent thiol peroxidase, producing MDMLKEGDQAPQFTAINQDGETVTMDDYQGKKLVVFFYPKASTPGCTAEACNLRDNYKTLQAQGYELLGVSADSPKRQKNFQEKYELPFPLLADEDRTVIEAFGVWGPKKFMGKEYDGIHRTTFLINAQGEIEEVIRKVKTKDHAAQILND from the coding sequence ATGGACATGTTAAAAGAAGGAGATCAAGCTCCCCAATTCACAGCAATCAATCAAGACGGTGAAACCGTAACTATGGACGATTACCAGGGTAAGAAATTGGTGGTTTTTTTCTATCCGAAAGCCTCCACACCCGGCTGTACCGCAGAAGCTTGTAATTTACGAGACAATTATAAGACCTTACAGGCCCAAGGCTATGAATTGCTTGGAGTGAGCGCCGACTCTCCGAAGCGCCAAAAAAACTTTCAGGAGAAATATGAGCTGCCCTTTCCATTATTGGCTGATGAGGATCGCACAGTTATAGAGGCTTTTGGTGTCTGGGGTCCCAAAAAATTTATGGGAAAGGAATACGATGGTATCCATCGAACTACGTTCCTGATCAATGCCCAGGGCGAGATCGAAGAAGTCATTAGAAAGGTGAAGACCAAAGACCATGCTGCTCAGATCTTAAATGATTAA